Proteins found in one Gordonia sp. PDNC005 genomic segment:
- a CDS encoding TetR/AcrR family transcriptional regulator, which produces MTADENDAPRSLIERATRRAIDGLGPRPVDATRDKLVDAAFHQFCIDGIARTSMEDVAKRAGTSRITIYRKFESKDALVDEVIGRELEAYFNFFTQAMAESESLADRVVTGFVTSVQRIWSNPLIKRLINDDPALVPGLVGGGDGHNMYVVSAFVARALRSEQRAGNLDSGVDPDLAAEMIARITGSFVTTPGGLVDLDDADQLAAVARDYLLPMLRVSTHSM; this is translated from the coding sequence ATGACGGCAGACGAGAACGACGCTCCGCGGTCGTTGATCGAGCGCGCGACGCGACGCGCAATCGACGGACTGGGCCCGCGCCCGGTCGACGCCACTCGTGACAAGCTCGTAGACGCGGCGTTCCATCAGTTCTGCATCGACGGCATCGCGCGAACGTCGATGGAAGACGTCGCTAAGCGTGCGGGGACCTCGCGAATCACCATCTACCGCAAGTTCGAGAGCAAAGACGCACTCGTCGACGAAGTCATCGGCCGTGAACTCGAGGCGTACTTCAACTTCTTCACGCAGGCGATGGCGGAGTCGGAGTCTCTGGCCGACCGTGTGGTGACAGGCTTTGTGACGTCGGTGCAGAGGATCTGGTCGAACCCGTTGATCAAACGACTGATCAACGACGACCCCGCGCTTGTGCCCGGGCTCGTAGGAGGCGGCGACGGGCACAACATGTATGTGGTGAGCGCCTTCGTCGCACGAGCCCTGCGGAGCGAGCAGAGGGCGGGCAATCTCGACTCCGGCGTCGACCCCGACCTGGCGGCGGAGATGATCGCGCGGATCACCGGATCGTTCGTAACGACACCCGGCGGTTTGGTCGACCTCGACGACGCTGACCAACTCGCGGCTGTGGCTCGCGACTATCTGTTGCCGATGCTCCGCGTGTCGACCCACTCCATGTAG
- a CDS encoding DUF6670 family protein, whose protein sequence is MNQVLSGLASRLFLDAARPLVDSRIAASGRPFDGGEPFRPYPSSRLWSVVHYGVFVPRLPDPYRYVNTMTFIGPTGTEAFDNDGLVDSDARNLATVLSSTASIDHHHYAAYDSGADCDFAADGSILRWGDDLTLTVDGERVHVTGRYETFDVDLDLRLTDQVSYFVRTPVYQHLSLLAPYTGTIRDSTGSTAVSGLGTFEYARAMGHQAGSPRALPNALKLPVDLFTYQVIQLDDRTQLLLTDVQARGRTACRLLHVRVLGEETSVYEDVTFEVTAWDRPQTDQWGRTMRVPQRMRWTVRDGATVVFRIDATVDSPLRFGHGRGYVAAYSYDGTFRGASVAGSGYMEWVDTRSIGNR, encoded by the coding sequence ATGAATCAGGTGCTTTCAGGCCTCGCGTCACGACTGTTCCTCGACGCAGCGCGTCCCTTGGTCGATTCTCGGATCGCCGCATCGGGCCGGCCGTTCGACGGCGGTGAGCCGTTCCGGCCCTACCCGTCTTCTCGCCTCTGGTCCGTCGTTCACTACGGAGTGTTCGTTCCGCGCCTCCCCGATCCCTACCGTTACGTGAACACGATGACGTTCATCGGCCCGACCGGAACCGAAGCGTTCGACAACGACGGACTCGTGGACTCCGACGCCCGAAACCTCGCAACGGTGCTGTCCTCCACAGCGTCGATCGACCATCACCACTACGCCGCCTACGACTCCGGTGCGGACTGCGACTTCGCCGCGGACGGCTCGATCTTGCGGTGGGGTGACGATCTGACACTCACCGTCGACGGAGAGCGCGTTCATGTGACTGGACGGTACGAGACCTTCGATGTCGACCTGGACCTCCGGTTGACCGACCAGGTGTCGTACTTCGTGCGCACCCCCGTCTACCAACACCTGAGCCTGCTCGCTCCGTATACGGGAACGATCCGCGATTCGACGGGGTCCACCGCGGTTTCGGGTCTGGGGACTTTTGAGTACGCCAGGGCGATGGGGCACCAGGCGGGGTCGCCGAGGGCGCTGCCGAATGCCTTGAAGCTTCCTGTCGACCTGTTCACCTATCAGGTGATCCAACTCGACGATCGGACGCAGCTCCTTCTCACCGACGTCCAGGCCCGCGGTCGCACCGCGTGCCGCCTCCTGCATGTGCGTGTCCTCGGAGAGGAAACGTCGGTCTACGAGGACGTCACGTTCGAAGTGACTGCATGGGACCGGCCGCAGACCGACCAGTGGGGTCGGACCATGCGTGTTCCGCAGAGGATGCGGTGGACGGTTCGGGACGGCGCCACCGTGGTGTTCCGCATCGACGCGACTGTCGACAGTCCGCTCCGGTTCGGTCATGGCCGCGGATACGTCGCCGCCTACTCCTACGACGGCACGTTCCGTGGCGCCTCGGTGGCGGGTTCGGGCTACATGGAGTGGGTCGACACGCGGAGCATCGGCAACAGATAG